The Vairimorpha necatrix chromosome 1, complete sequence genome contains a region encoding:
- a CDS encoding DNA-directed RNA polymerase II subunit RPB2, whose amino-acid sequence MDLKYGKEYSWDIITKFFEQKGLVGQQIDSFDQFVKTKMQEVIDESPTITVQTTLSAGNESRRKITLKFGQIYVSKPPSYTEADGTTITLTPNEARLRDINYLSQLYIDVTKETESESGMVDQHKYSRIPFGSLPIMVKSSYCSTYKLTDEELIKIGECEYDVGGYFIINGSEKVIIAQERMATNTIYVFKKSQPASYSHYAEIRSVPEKGAKNPSAVSLKLCKNPNVIRVSIPYSKQEIPLFIIYRALGFLSDKEITDHIVTSNDEEMFDILKDSILESTVVQDQNVALDYIGKRSAPVGSSREKRINFARDLLAKELLPHIGTQEFNETKKAYFLGYMVQKLLMVALGRKKEDDRDHYGKKRMDLAGPLLASLFRSLYKKLCSETAKHMQKCLEGGRDFNIALGLKASTIAQGFRYAIATGNWGDQAQAMQSKAGVAQVLNRYNFVSTLSHLRRVNTPIEKEGKLAKPRQLHNTHWGMICPAETPEGQACGLVKNLSLMAYISVGSSSEPIIEFLEECGLESLEELSHFQLQNSTKIFVNGVWVGIHEDPEYLINSLRLLRRSLEIDKEVSIVRDIREREIRIQSDSGRPCRPLFVVKNNKLCIDEAYSNKEEIKRCTWNEFIENGLIEFLDVEEEEVSMIAMSPDQLNENRFNTKDLRYNNNIRKDRSKDVDFDNNSTSLNYTHCEIHPATILGICASVIPFPDHNQSPRNTYQSAMVKQAMGVFATNFMLRMDTLSNILYYPQKPLVTTKSMEYMKFKELPPGQNAIVAIASYTGYNQEDSIIMNQSAIDRGLFRSFFYRTYTDQENTTRPGAHEEFCKPNRSEVLRMRNLNYSKLDEDGIIPIGVRVTGDDVLIGKVSPILDPERSTKANPVYLKKDSSTSMRRTENGFVDSVIVTNKDGYKFAKVKVRTSRIPQMGDKFASRHAQKGTMGISLRQEDMPFTSEGIVPDIIINPHAIPSRMTIGHLIECLLGKTCALTGEEGDATPFNGVTVDSISQKLKEFNYQQRGFEVMYNGMTGHKLRAQIFIGPTYYQRLKHMVEDKIHARAKGPLQILTRQPVEGRSRDGGLRFGEMERDCIISHGASAFLKERLMDVSDPYKCSVCDECGLIAIDTKRYKECKGCHNRTNIKMVEIPYAFKLLIQELMAMNIAPRIRAE is encoded by the coding sequence GTGAAAGCGGCATGGTCGATCAGCATAAATATTCAAGAATACCTTTCGGAAGTCTACCAATTATGGTCAAGTCTTCATATTGTTCGACATACAAATTGACAGACGAAGAGTTGATTAAAATTGGGGAATGTGAATATGACGTAGGAGgatattttatcattaatGGATCTGAGAAAGTTATTATTGCTCAAGAGAGAATGGCGACTAATACgatttatgtttttaagaaatctCAACCCGCGTCATATTCTCATTATGCAGAAATAAGGTCAGTACCAGAAAAGGGCGCCAAAAATCCAAGTGCAGTTTCTTTgaaattatgtaaaaatcCAAATGTCATTAGAGTTTCAATTCCGTACTCTAAACAAGAAATTcctctttttataatttacagAGCTCTTGGTTTTCTTAGTGACAAGGAAATTACAGACCACATCGTCACTTCTAATGATGAAGAAATgtttgatattttaaaagatagCATTTTAGAATCTACTGTAGTACAAGACCAAAATGTAGCTTTGGATTATATTGGGAAGAGATCTGCTCCTGTTGGATCTTCTAgagaaaaaagaataaattttgcCAGAGATTTGCTGGCCAAGGAATTATTGCCTCATATCGGGACACAAGAATTTAATGAGACAAAAAAGGCGTATTTCTTAGGCTACATGGTCCAGAAGCTTCTTATGGTAGCATTAGGAAGAAAGAAGGAAGATGATAGAGATCATTATGGGAAAAAGAGAATGGACTTGGCTGGTCCTTTACTGGCTTCTTTGTTCAGATCTTTGTATAAGAAATTGTGTTCTGAGACTGCCAAGCACATGCAGAAATGTCTAGAAGGAGGCAGAGATTTCAATATTGCCCTAGGATTAAAAGCGAGTACAATAGCTCAAGGCTTCAGATATGCCATAGCAACTGGTAATTGGGGAGATCAAGCTCAGGCCATGCAGTCCAAGGCGGGAGTGGCCCAAGTTCTGAATAGATACAATTTTGTCTCTACGTTGAGTCATCTAAGGAGAGTCAACACACCAATAGAAAAAGAGGGCAAATTGGCCAAGCCCCGTCAGTTACACAATACGCATTGGGGGATGATTTGTCCCGCCGAGACCCCAGAGGGCCAAGCCTGTGGGCTTGTGAAGAATCTTTCTCTGATGGCTTACATTTCCGTGGGCTCGTCTTCTGAGCCAATTATTGAATTTCTAGAAGAATGTGGCCTAGAGAGTCTTGAAGAGCTTTCTCATTTTCAGTTACAAAATTctactaaaatttttgtaaatggTGTCTGGGTTGGAATTCACGAAGATCCAgaatatttgataaattcCTTGAGATTATTAAGGAGATCTTTAGAAATTGATAAAGAAGTGAGTATTGTGAGAGACATAAGAGAAAGAGAAATTAGAATTCAGTCTGATTCAGGGCGACCATGTCGCCCTTTATTTGTAGTAAAGAATAATAAGTTGTGCATAGATGAAGCGTATTctaataaagaagaaattaagaGATGCACTTGGAATGAATTCATAGAAAATGGACTTATTGAGTTTTTAGATgtagaagaagaagaagttTCAATGATAGCCATGTCTCCAGATCAACTTAATGAAAACAGATTTAATACCAAAGATTTaagatataataataatatccGCAAGGATCGAAGTAAAGACGTTGATTTCGATAATAATAGTACTAGTTTGAATTACACACATTGTGAAATCCATCCTGCTACTATTTTGGGGATTTGTGCCTCTGTTATTCCTTTCCCTGATCATAATCAGAGTCCTCGTAATACTTACCAGAGTGCTATGGTCAAACAAGCCATGGGAGTCTTTGCTACTAATTTCATGCTTAGAATGGACACGCTGAGTAATATTCTCTATTATCCTCAGAAACCACTGGTCACTACTAAAAGTATGGAATATATGAAATTCAAAGAACTTCCTCCTGGTCAGAATGCCATAGTGGCTATAGCTTCGTATACGGGGTACAATCAAGAAGACAGTATAATAATGAATCAAAGCGCCATAGACAGAGGCCTCTTTAGGAGCTTCTTCTATAGAACTTATACTGATCAAGAAAATACAACCCGACCAGGAGCCCACGAGGAATTCTGTAAACCAAACAGGAGTGAAGTTCTTAGGATGAGAAATCTGAATTATTCCAAATTAGACGAGGATGGGATTATTCCCATAGGAGTCAGAGTGACTGGAGATGATGTGTTAATAGGAAAAGTAAGTCCAATTCTAGACCCAGAAAGAAGTACTAAGGCGAACCCAGTGTACTTGAAAAAAGACAGTAGTACAAGTATGAGGAGGACTGAGAATGGATTTGTAGACAGTGTAATAGTCACAAATAAGGACGGGTATAAATTCGCGAAAGTGAAAGTGAGGACTAGTCGAATTCCACAAATGGGCGACAAGTTTGCGTCTCGTCATGCCCAGAAGGGGACCATGGGAATAAGTTTGAGACAGGAAGACATGCCTTTTACATCTGAAGGAATAGTCCCGGATATCATTATTAATCCTCATGCTATACCAAGTAGAATGACTATAGGCCACTTAATAGAGTGTCTGTTGGGGAAGACATGTGCTTTGACTGGGGAAGAAGGAGACGCCACCCCTTTCAATGGAGTGACAGTGGACAGCATAAGCCAGAAACTGAAAGAGTTTAATTATCAACAAAGGGGATTCGAAGTCATGTACAATGGAATGACAGGGCATAAACTCAGGGCTCAAATCTTTATAGGCCCGACTTATTACCAAAGGCTTAAGCACATGGTCGAGGACAAAATCCACGCCCGGGCGAAGGGGCCGCTTCAAATTCTGACTCGTCAGCCTGTAGAAGGCCGATCGAGGGACGGAGGCCTGAGATTCGGGGAAATGGAGCGTGACTGCATAATTTCCCATGGTGCTTCTGCGTTTCTTAAAGAGAGACTGATGGATGTCAGTGATCCGTACAAATGTTCAGTGTGCGATGAATGTGGACTTATAGCTATTGATACTAAGAGATATAAAGAGTGTAAAGGATGTCATAATAGgactaatataaaaatggtaGAAATACCTTATGcgtttaaattattaatacaaGAATTAATGGCCATGAATATAGCACCCAGAATAAGAGCCGAATAA
- a CDS encoding trafficking protein particle complex subunit gives MIYQFLIINSSGSMIYTYQKYFKFSTNQLLILSGTLHSVNCMIDKLNKEDVSVKYFNYKNKVISYFRSATNLSFIFVSDKKETSLYKLIFQEFCDYVLLDPFYILDMPINSPKFQPSKHFT, from the coding sequence ATGATCTACCAATttctaattataaataGTTCTGGTTCAATGATCTACACATAccagaaatattttaaattttctacaaatcaattattaattttatctgGCACACTCCACTCTGTCAATTGTATGATAGACAAATTAAACAAAGAAGATGTCtctgtaaaatattttaattataaaaataaagtcaTTTCATATTTCAGATCTGCTACTAATttgtcttttatttttgtgtCTGATAAAAAAGAGACGAGTTTGTATAAATTGATATTTCAAGAGTTTTGTGACTATGTTTTATTAGACccattttatattttagacATGCCAATAAATTCCCCGAAATTTCAACCCAGTAAACATTTtacatga
- a CDS encoding RING-type zinc finger protein, whose product MHKCKYCNFIEVTRQFDSCYDCQLEIQEFKISEDILELISHSYEIFHCSICLEDIKNEEIKQCLKCMTAFHKICIKTWNKLNEKCPICRHKNLNSCFI is encoded by the coding sequence atgcataaatgtaaatattgtaattttatagaagTGACTAGACAATTTGATTCTTGTTACGATTGCCAATTAGAAATacaagaatttaaaatatctgAAGACATTTTAGAATTAATTTCTCATTCTTATGAAATATTTCACTGTTCGATATGCCTAGAagacattaaaaatgaagaaataaaacaGTGCCTAAAATGCATGACAGCATTTCACAAGATCTGCATAAAAACATGGAACAAATTAAACGAGAAGTGTCCAATTTGCAGacataaaaacttaaattcatgctttatttaa
- a CDS encoding ERF4 domain-containing protein: MNYKIEIPRDWRTSEIRFIDEMPLCLIDKLDKEIYKESINSINNIFKPKYSYLGIFKMLTLVPYLFSDKSSYDKDLDKVIENVNKKLKDKGMSFGNPKYENYTHLVLKIDE, translated from the coding sequence atgaattataaaatagaaatcCCAAGAGACTGGCGCACTTCGGAGATCAGATTTATAGACGAAATGCCTTTATGTCTAATTGACAAATTAGACaaggaaatttataaagaaagcATTAATTccataaataatatttttaagccTAAATATTCGTACTTGGGCATTTTCAAGATGCTAACACTTGTCCCGTACTTGTTTAGTGACAAATCGTCATATGACAAAGATTTGGACAAAGTAATTgaaaatgtaaataaaaaactcaaAGACAAAGGAATGTCCTTTGGGAATCCCAAATATGAAAACTATACACATTTAGTACTGAAAATTgatgaataa